The proteins below come from a single Poecilia reticulata strain Guanapo linkage group LG5, Guppy_female_1.0+MT, whole genome shotgun sequence genomic window:
- the LOC103464776 gene encoding RING finger protein 207, whose translation MIKGNNALPPEDRLLKFLVDNNADVEETVLCANCDQESNKKDTGLMYYCNTCSQPLCTTCRELTHKARMFSHHEIVSLAKRTKAKHRKCSLHEEPYILFSTENKSMLCIKCFRDMQVESRTHCIDIETAYAQGCEMLDQAVLVVKELQTSTGEAIHLLRAMIGEVCLNVEEEESAICSLFNSLQERLAERKKTLLKAAQSQHEEKEKALKEQLSHLTALLPTLQVHLVTCSAFLSSANKYEFLDMGYQLMERLKRIAKLPHRLRPVQSSKINTEYRSEFARCLEPLLQLVSRRPPSVAGSTSVVTRLQSPLSLPCHSPSLGEMPVGSVFGRKLTSHRNICTKVLLAEGRETPFTDHCRNYENAYRTLQTEIQNLKDQVQEMHRDLTKHHSIINTDKMGEILDRSLNIDNQISTQYSTVETMRVMFEEIWDETLQMVNNEQEIYEAQLHDLMQLKHENSYLTTIARQISPYILSIAKVKERLEPRFQEPKEHLDDRTETMLKIYEDSTVPKDSQDSDNQSYVTDQDRNKNSRNLMLEPAEISVKSSRASRQRGPVETSSKNDIPS comes from the exons GACACAGGGCTGATGTACTACTGTAACACTTGCAGCCAGCCACTTTGTACCACCTGCCGAGAGCTGACACACAAGGCCAGAATGTTTTCCCACCATGAGATTGTGTCGTTGGCCAAACGCACCAAAGCCAAACACAGAAAATGCT ctctcCATGAGGAGCCCTACATTCTTTTCTCAACAGAGAATAAATCAATGCTTTGCATCAAATGTTTCAGAGACATGCAAGT GGAGAGTCGAACTCACTGCATTGACATTGAAACAGCTTATGCACAGGGGTGTGAGATGTTGGACCAGGCTGTGCTG GtggtgaaggagctgcagaCCTCAACCGGAGAAGCAATCCATCTGCTGAGGGCAATGATCGGGGAAGTGTGTCTGAAtgtggaggaagaagaaagtgCAATCTGTAGTCTGTTCAACAGCTTGCAg GAAAGGCtagcagagaggaaaaagacTCTGCTGAAAGCAGCTcagag TCAGCatgaggagaaggagaaagcaTTAAAGGAGCAACTGTCTCACCTCACTGCTCTACTTCCAACACTTCAG GTCCATCTGGTCACCTGCTCAGCCTTTCTCAGCTCAGCCAACAAATATGAATTTCTGGATATGGGATAT CAACTCATGGARAGGCTGAAGAGGATTGCGAAACTCCCTCATCGACTGCGGCCAGTGCAAAGCAGCAAA ATCAATACTGAGTATAGGAGTGAGTTTGCTCGTTGTCTggagcctctgctgcagctggtaTCCCGCCGTCCTCCTTCTGTCGCTGGTTCCACAAGTGTCGTAACAAG GCTCCAGTCCCCTCTCTCGTTACCCTGCCACTCTCCGTCTCTCGGTGAGATGCCGGTGGGCTCGGTGTTTGGGCGAAAGCTGACATCTCACAGGAATATTTGCACTAAGGTCCTCCTGGCTGAGGGCAGGGAAACCCCCTTCACTGACCACTGCCGCAACTACGAGAATGCCTACCGG ACTCTGCAGACAGAGATTCAGAATCTGAAGGACCAGGTCCAGGAGATGCACAGAGACCTGACCAAACACCATTCCATCATCAACACAGATAAAATGGGAGAGATCTTGGACAGATCCCTGAATATTGACAATCAGATTTCTACTCAGTACTCCACCGTGGAAACCATGAGAGTTATGTTTGAAGAG ATCTGGGATGAAACTTTGCAGATGGTGAATAACGAGCAGGAGATCTATGAAG CTCAGCTTCATGACCTGATGCAGCTGAAACATGAGAATTCTTACTTAACCACGATCGCCAGACAGATCAGCCCTTACATCCTGTCAATCGCTAAAGTCAAAGAGAGGCTTGAGCCCAG gTTTCAGGAGCCTAAGGAGCATCTTGACGATCGCACCGAAACGATGCTGAAAATCTATGAGGACAGCACAGTGCCAAAGGACAGTCAAGACAG CGACAACCAGAGTTATGTCACAGATCAAGACAGAAACAAGAACAGCCGCAACCTGATGCTGGAGCCAGCGGAGATTTCTGTGAAGAGCAGTCGAGCCAGCAGGCAGCGGGGCCCTGTGGAGACGTCCAGCAAAAATGACATTCCTTCGTAA
- the agtrap gene encoding type-1 angiotensin II receptor-associated protein isoform X1, with amino-acid sequence MEIPAINLKAIVLAHWLLTVWGSMVLLPSSYAWGNFTVLAVGVWAIAQRDSIDAVLMFLMGMAVTIMTDIVHFGIFYPRQTLVAALGFSTGMAILSLLLKPVSCFFVYQMYRERGGDYNVNFGFPTVSRNRDTYQSIDQQDESSGPTNPFNQAPDTKPGVCTY; translated from the exons ATGGAAATCCCTGCAATAAACTTAAAG GCGATAGTGCTGGCACACTGGCTGCTCACTGTGTG GGGCAGCATGGTCCTCCTTCCCTCATCTTATGCATGGGGTAACTTCACTGTTTTAGCAGTTGGAGTCTGGGCGATTGCACAGAGGGACTCCATTGATGCTGTTCTCatg TTTCTTATGGGAATGGCTGTCACGATAATGACCGATATTGTCCATTTTGGGATCTTTTATCCACGTCAGACGCTTGTGGCCGCACTTGGCTTTTCCACAGGCATGGCTATCCTCAGCCTGCTGCTTAAACCCGTTTCCTGTTTCTTTGTCTACCAAATGTACCGTGAACGAGGAGGAGATTACAACGTCAACTTCG GTTTCCCAACTGTATCTCGAAATAGAGACACCTATCAGTCCATCGACCAGCAGGATGAATCTTCAGGTCCAACAAATCCCTTCAACCAGGCCCCAGACACCAAACCAGGAGTCTGCACTTATTGA
- the agtrap gene encoding type-1 angiotensin II receptor-associated protein isoform X2 — translation MEIPAINLKAIVLAHWLLTVWGSMVLLPSSYAWGNFTVLAVGVWAIAQRDSIDAVLMFLMGMAVTIMTDIVHFGIFYPRQTLVAALGFSTGMAILSLLLKPVSCFFVYQMYRERGGDYNVNFDFETSVDSRCTTDSADSTFFGRRY, via the exons ATGGAAATCCCTGCAATAAACTTAAAG GCGATAGTGCTGGCACACTGGCTGCTCACTGTGTG GGGCAGCATGGTCCTCCTTCCCTCATCTTATGCATGGGGTAACTTCACTGTTTTAGCAGTTGGAGTCTGGGCGATTGCACAGAGGGACTCCATTGATGCTGTTCTCatg TTTCTTATGGGAATGGCTGTCACGATAATGACCGATATTGTCCATTTTGGGATCTTTTATCCACGTCAGACGCTTGTGGCCGCACTTGGCTTTTCCACAGGCATGGCTATCCTCAGCCTGCTGCTTAAACCCGTTTCCTGTTTCTTTGTCTACCAAATGTACCGTGAACGAGGAGGAGATTACAACGTCAACTTCG ACTTTGAGACCTCTGTGGACAGTCGGTGCACTACGGACAGTGCAGACAGTACCTTTTTTGGCCGCCGCTACTGA